One genomic window of Meles meles chromosome 3, mMelMel3.1 paternal haplotype, whole genome shotgun sequence includes the following:
- the LOX gene encoding protein-lysine 6-oxidase isoform X1, translated as MRFAWTALLLGPLQLCALLRCAPPAAGQQQPPRQQPAAPAAWRQRIQWENNGQVFSLLSLGSQYQPQRRRDPGTTAPGAANAAAPQPRTPILLLRNRTAAARERAAGTSGVAGRPRPAARHWFQAGYSPSGARDAGDSRDGNRTALGERPALSNLQPPSRVDGMVGDDPYNPYKYSDDNPYYNYYDTYERPRPGSRYRPGYGTGYFQYGLPDLVPDPYYIQASTYVQKMSMYNLRCAAEENCLASSAYRADVRDYDHRVLLRFPQRVKNQGTSDFLPSRPRYSWEWHSCHQHYHSMDEFSHYDLLDASTQRRVAEGHKASFCLEDTSCDYGYHRRFACTAHTQGLSPGCYDTYNADIDCQWIDITDVKPGNYILKVSVNPSYLVPESDYSNNVVRCEIRYTGHHAYASGCTISPY; from the exons ATGCGCTTCGCTTGGACCGCGCTCCTGCTCGGGCCCCTGCAGCTCTGCGCGCTCCTGCGCTGCGCGCCGCCGGCCGCTGGCCAGCAGCAGCCCCCTCGCCAGCAGCCGGCGGCTCCGGCCGCCTGGCGCCAGAGGATCCAATGGGAGAACAACGGGCAGGTGTTCAGTCTGCTGAGCCTGGGCTCGCAGTACCAGCCGCAGCGCCGACGGGACCCGGGCACCACCGCCCCGGGCGCTGCCAACGCCGCAGCCCCGCAGCCGCGCACGCCAATCCTGCTGCTCCGAAACCGCACGGCGGCAGCACGCGAGCGCGCTGCAGGCACGTCGGGGGTCGCCGGCCGACCCAGACCCGCCGCCCGCCATTGGTTCCAAGCTGGCTACTCGCCGTCCGGGGCCCGCGATGCTGGGGACTCGCGAGACGGCAACCGGACGGCGCTGGGAGAGCGCCCGGCGCTCAGTAACCTGCAGCCGCCCAGCCGCGTAGACGGCATGGTGGGCGACGACCCGTACAACCCCTACAAGTACTCCGACGACAACCCCTATTACAACTACTATGACACGTACGAAAGGCCCCGGCCTGGGAGCAGGTACCGGCCCGGATACGGCACCGGCTACTTCCAGTACG GTCTCCCGGACCTGGTGCCAGACCCGTACTACATCCAGGCGTCCACGTACGTGCAAAAGATGTCCATGTACAACCTGAGATGCGCTGCAGAGGAAAACTGCTTGGCCAG CTCAGCATACAGAGCAGATGTTAGAGATTATGATCACAGGGTGCTGCTAAGATTCCCCCAAAGAGTGAAAAACCAAGGGACATCAGATTTCTTACCAAGCCGACCGAGATATTCCTGGGAATGGCACAGTTGTCACCA ACACTATCACAGCATGGATGAATTCAGCCACTATGACCTCCTTGATGCCAGTACCCAGAGGAGAGTGGCTGAAGGCCACAAAGCAAGTTTCTGTCTTGAGGACACATCCTGTGACTATGGCTACCACAGGCGATTTGCATGTACTGCTCATACACAG gggttgAGTCCTGGCTGCTATGATACCTATAATGCAGACATAGACTGCCAGTGGATTGATATTACGGATGTAAAACCTGGAAACTACATTTTAAAG GTCAGTGTGAACCCCAGCTACCTGGTGCCTGAATCGGACTATTCCAACAACGTCGTGCGCTGTGAAATCCGCTACACGGGACACCACGCATATGCCTCGGGCTGCACAATTTCACC GTATTAG
- the LOX gene encoding protein-lysine 6-oxidase isoform X2 gives MRFAWTALLLGPLQLCALLRCAPPAAGQQQPPRQQPAAPAAWRQRIQWENNGQVFSLLSLGSQYQPQRRRDPGTTAPGAANAAAPQPRTPILLLRNRTAAARERAAGTSGVAGRPRPAARHWFQAGYSPSGARDAGDSRDGNRTALGERPALSNLQPPSRVDGMVGDDPYNPYKYSDDNPYYNYYDTYERPRPGSRYRPGYGTGYFQYGLPDLVPDPYYIQASTYVQKMSMYNLRCAAEENCLASSAYRADVRDYDHRVLLRFPQRVKNQGTSDFLPSRPRYSWEWHSCHQHYHSMDEFSHYDLLDASTQRRVAEGHKASFCLEDTSCDYGYHRRFACTAHTQGLSPGCYDTYNADIDCQWIDITDVKPGNYILKVSVNPSYLVPESDYSNNVVRCEIRYTGHHAYASGCTISP, from the exons ATGCGCTTCGCTTGGACCGCGCTCCTGCTCGGGCCCCTGCAGCTCTGCGCGCTCCTGCGCTGCGCGCCGCCGGCCGCTGGCCAGCAGCAGCCCCCTCGCCAGCAGCCGGCGGCTCCGGCCGCCTGGCGCCAGAGGATCCAATGGGAGAACAACGGGCAGGTGTTCAGTCTGCTGAGCCTGGGCTCGCAGTACCAGCCGCAGCGCCGACGGGACCCGGGCACCACCGCCCCGGGCGCTGCCAACGCCGCAGCCCCGCAGCCGCGCACGCCAATCCTGCTGCTCCGAAACCGCACGGCGGCAGCACGCGAGCGCGCTGCAGGCACGTCGGGGGTCGCCGGCCGACCCAGACCCGCCGCCCGCCATTGGTTCCAAGCTGGCTACTCGCCGTCCGGGGCCCGCGATGCTGGGGACTCGCGAGACGGCAACCGGACGGCGCTGGGAGAGCGCCCGGCGCTCAGTAACCTGCAGCCGCCCAGCCGCGTAGACGGCATGGTGGGCGACGACCCGTACAACCCCTACAAGTACTCCGACGACAACCCCTATTACAACTACTATGACACGTACGAAAGGCCCCGGCCTGGGAGCAGGTACCGGCCCGGATACGGCACCGGCTACTTCCAGTACG GTCTCCCGGACCTGGTGCCAGACCCGTACTACATCCAGGCGTCCACGTACGTGCAAAAGATGTCCATGTACAACCTGAGATGCGCTGCAGAGGAAAACTGCTTGGCCAG CTCAGCATACAGAGCAGATGTTAGAGATTATGATCACAGGGTGCTGCTAAGATTCCCCCAAAGAGTGAAAAACCAAGGGACATCAGATTTCTTACCAAGCCGACCGAGATATTCCTGGGAATGGCACAGTTGTCACCA ACACTATCACAGCATGGATGAATTCAGCCACTATGACCTCCTTGATGCCAGTACCCAGAGGAGAGTGGCTGAAGGCCACAAAGCAAGTTTCTGTCTTGAGGACACATCCTGTGACTATGGCTACCACAGGCGATTTGCATGTACTGCTCATACACAG gggttgAGTCCTGGCTGCTATGATACCTATAATGCAGACATAGACTGCCAGTGGATTGATATTACGGATGTAAAACCTGGAAACTACATTTTAAAG GTCAGTGTGAACCCCAGCTACCTGGTGCCTGAATCGGACTATTCCAACAACGTCGTGCGCTGTGAAATCCGCTACACGGGACACCACGCATATGCCTCGGGCTGCACAATTTCACCGTGA